From Streptomyces cyaneogriseus subsp. noncyanogenus, the proteins below share one genomic window:
- the infA gene encoding translation initiation factor IF-1 has translation MAKKQGAIEIEGTVVESLPNAMFKVELQNGHQVLAHISGKMRMHYIRILPDDRVVVELSPYDLTRGRIVYRYK, from the coding sequence GTGGCCAAGAAGCAAGGTGCCATCGAGATCGAGGGCACTGTCGTCGAGTCTCTTCCGAACGCCATGTTCAAGGTCGAGCTCCAGAACGGCCACCAGGTCCTGGCACACATCAGCGGCAAGATGCGTATGCACTACATCCGCATCCTCCCTGACGACCGGGTCGTGGTGGAGCTGTCTCCGTACGACCTGACGCGTGGCCGGATCGTCTACCGGTACAAGTAG
- the rplE gene encoding 50S ribosomal protein L5 — translation MTTTVTPRLKQKYREEIVGKLRDEFKYENVMQVPGLVKIVVNMGVGDAARDSKLIDGAVRDLTTITGQKPAVTKARKSIAQFKLREGQPIGAHVTLRGDRMWEFLDRTLSLALPRIRDFRGLSPKQFDGRGNYTFGLTEQVMFHEIDQDKIDRVRGMDITVVTTATNDEEGRALLRHLGFPFKEA, via the coding sequence ATGACGACCACCGTGACCCCGCGTCTGAAGCAGAAGTACCGCGAGGAGATCGTCGGCAAGCTGCGTGACGAGTTCAAGTACGAGAACGTCATGCAGGTTCCGGGCCTCGTGAAGATCGTGGTCAACATGGGTGTGGGCGACGCCGCCCGCGACTCCAAGCTGATCGACGGCGCCGTGCGCGACCTCACCACGATCACCGGTCAGAAGCCGGCCGTGACCAAGGCCCGCAAGTCCATCGCGCAGTTCAAGCTGCGCGAGGGTCAGCCGATCGGTGCCCACGTCACGCTCCGTGGCGACCGCATGTGGGAGTTCCTGGACCGCACCCTGTCGCTGGCGCTCCCGCGCATCCGCGACTTCCGCGGCCTGTCCCCCAAGCAGTTCGACGGCCGTGGCAACTACACCTTCGGTCTCACGGAGCAGGTCATGTTCCACGAGATCGACCAGGACAAGATCGACCGCGTCCGGGGTATGGACATCACCGTGGTCACCACGGCGACCAACGACGAAGAGGGCCGCGCCCTTCTCCGTCACCTCGGCTTCCCGTTCAAGGAGGCGTGA
- the rpsK gene encoding 30S ribosomal protein S11: MPPKGRQGAAKKVRRKEKKNVAHGHAHIKSTFNNTIVSITDPSGNVISWASAGHVGFKGSRKSTPFAAQMAAESAARRAQEHGMRKVDVFVKGPGSGRETAIRSLQATGLEVGSIQDVTPTPHNGCRPPKRRRV, from the coding sequence ATGCCCCCCAAGGGACGTCAGGGCGCTGCCAAGAAGGTGCGCCGCAAGGAAAAGAAGAACGTCGCTCACGGCCACGCGCACATCAAGAGCACGTTCAACAACACGATCGTGTCGATCACGGACCCGTCCGGCAACGTGATCTCCTGGGCCTCCGCCGGCCACGTCGGCTTCAAGGGCTCCCGGAAGTCCACGCCGTTCGCCGCGCAGATGGCCGCCGAGTCGGCCGCCCGCCGCGCCCAGGAGCACGGCATGCGCAAGGTCGACGTGTTCGTCAAGGGCCCGGGTTCCGGTCGTGAGACCGCCATCCGTTCGCTCCAGGCGACCGGTCTCGAGGTCGGCTCCATCCAGGACGTCACCCCGACCCCGCACAACGGCTGCCGTCCGCCGAAGCGCCGCCGCGTCTGA
- the rpsM gene encoding 30S ribosomal protein S13 encodes MARVSGVDIPRDKRVEIALTYVFGIGRTLSQQTLAATGVDPNTRVRDLTEEQLVAIREYVDNNIKTEGDLRREIQADIRRKVEIGTYQGLRHRRGLPVRGQRTSTNARTRKGPRRAIAGKKKPGKK; translated from the coding sequence ATGGCACGCGTTTCCGGTGTTGACATCCCGCGCGACAAGCGCGTGGAGATCGCCCTCACCTACGTGTTCGGCATCGGCCGGACCCTTTCGCAGCAGACGCTGGCGGCGACCGGCGTCGACCCGAACACCCGCGTTCGCGACCTGACCGAAGAGCAGCTCGTCGCGATCCGCGAGTACGTCGACAACAACATCAAGACCGAGGGTGACCTCCGTCGCGAGATCCAGGCCGACATCCGCCGCAAGGTCGAGATCGGCACGTACCAGGGTCTGCGGCACCGCCGCGGTCTGCCCGTCCGCGGCCAGCGCACCAGCACCAACGCCCGCACCCGCAAGGGCCCGCGTCGCGCCATCGCCGGCAAGAAGAAGCCGGGCAAGAAGTAG
- the rplR gene encoding 50S ribosomal protein L18 has translation MAYGQKILKGDAYKRAAIKRRHIRIRKKVSGTAERPRLVVTRSNRHIVAQVIDDLKGHTLASASTLDASIRGGEGDKSAQAKQVGALVAERAKAAGVEAVVFDRGGNQYAGRIAALADAAREAGLKF, from the coding sequence ATGGCATACGGGCAGAAGATCCTCAAGGGCGACGCCTACAAGCGTGCCGCTATCAAGCGTCGCCACATCCGGATCCGCAAGAAGGTCTCGGGTACCGCCGAGCGCCCCCGTCTGGTCGTGACCCGCTCCAACCGCCACATCGTGGCGCAGGTGATCGACGACCTCAAGGGCCACACCCTGGCGTCGGCGTCCACCCTGGACGCTTCGATCCGCGGTGGCGAGGGCGACAAGTCCGCGCAGGCCAAGCAGGTCGGCGCCCTGGTCGCCGAGCGTGCCAAGGCCGCCGGTGTCGAGGCTGTCGTGTTCGACCGTGGTGGCAACCAGTACGCCGGGCGCATCGCCGCCCTGGCCGACGCCGCCCGCGAGGCCGGGCTCAAGTTCTGA
- a CDS encoding type Z 30S ribosomal protein S14 has product MAKKALIAKAARKPKFGVRAYTRCQRCGRPHSVYRKFGLCRVCLREMAHRGELPGVTKSSW; this is encoded by the coding sequence ATGGCGAAGAAGGCTCTGATCGCGAAGGCTGCTCGCAAGCCCAAGTTCGGTGTGCGTGCGTACACGCGCTGCCAGCGTTGCGGCCGTCCGCACTCCGTCTACCGCAAGTTCGGCCTGTGCCGTGTGTGCCTTCGTGAGATGGCTCACCGCGGCGAGCTGCCGGGCGTGACCAAGAGCTCCTGGTAA
- the rplF gene encoding 50S ribosomal protein L6, with translation MSRIGKLPIQVPAGVDVTIDGRTVSVKGPKGSLSHTVAAPIEIAKGEDGTLAVTRPNDERQSKALHGLSRTLVANMITGVTQGYVKKLEISGVGYRVQAKGSNLEFSLGYSHPILVEAPEGITFKVESPTRFSVEGIDKQKVGEVAANIRKLRKPDPYKAKGVKYEGEVIRRKVGKAGK, from the coding sequence ATGTCGCGTATCGGCAAGCTCCCCATCCAGGTTCCCGCCGGCGTGGACGTCACCATCGACGGCCGTACGGTTTCCGTGAAGGGCCCCAAGGGTTCCCTCTCGCACACCGTTGCCGCGCCGATCGAGATCGCTAAGGGCGAAGACGGCACCCTCGCGGTGACCCGCCCGAACGACGAGCGGCAGAGCAAGGCCCTGCACGGCCTGTCCCGCACGCTGGTGGCGAACATGATCACCGGTGTGACCCAGGGATACGTCAAGAAGCTCGAGATCAGCGGTGTCGGTTACCGCGTCCAGGCGAAGGGCTCCAACCTGGAGTTCTCCCTGGGCTACAGCCACCCGATCCTGGTCGAGGCCCCCGAGGGCATCACCTTCAAGGTGGAGTCCCCGACCCGTTTCTCGGTCGAGGGCATCGACAAGCAGAAGGTCGGCGAGGTTGCGGCCAACATCCGCAAGCTGCGCAAGCCCGACCCGTACAAGGCCAAGGGCGTCAAGTACGAGGGCGAAGTCATCCGCCGCAAGGTCGGAAAGGCGGGTAAGTAA
- the rpsH gene encoding 30S ribosomal protein S8 → MTMTDPIADMLTRLRNANSAYHDSVSMPHSKIKSHIAEILQQEGFITGWRVEDAEVGKNLVLELKFGPNRERSIAGIKRISKPGLRVYAKSTNLPKVLGGLGVAIISTSHGLLTDKQAQKKGVGGEVLAYVW, encoded by the coding sequence ATGACCATGACTGATCCGATCGCAGACATGCTGACGCGTCTGCGGAACGCGAACTCGGCATACCACGACTCGGTGTCGATGCCGCACTCCAAGATCAAGTCGCACATCGCGGAGATCCTCCAGCAGGAGGGCTTCATCACGGGCTGGCGCGTCGAGGACGCCGAGGTCGGCAAGAACCTCGTCCTCGAGCTGAAGTTCGGCCCGAACCGTGAGCGCTCCATCGCGGGCATCAAGCGGATCTCCAAGCCCGGTCTCCGGGTGTACGCGAAGTCCACCAACCTGCCGAAGGTCCTCGGCGGCCTGGGCGTGGCGATCATCTCCACGTCCCACGGTCTCCTGACCGACAAGCAGGCGCAGAAGAAGGGCGTGGGTGGGGAAGTCCTCGCCTACGTCTGGTAG
- a CDS encoding DNA-directed RNA polymerase subunit alpha → MLIAQRPSLTEEVVDEFRSRFVIEPLEPGFGYTLGNSLRRTLLSSIPGAAVTSIRIDGVLHEFTTVPGVKEDVTDLILNIKQLVVSSEHDEPVVMYLRKQGPGLVTAADIAPPAGVEVHNPDLVLATLNGKGKLEMELTVERGRGYVSAVQNKQVGQEIGRIPVDSIYSPVLKVTYKVEATRVEQRTDFDKLIVDVETKQAMRPRDAMASAGKTLVELFGLARELNVDAEGIDMGPSPTDAALAADLALPIEELELTVRSYNCLKREGIHSVGELVARSEADLLDIRNFGAKSIDEVKAKLAGMGLALKDSPPGFDPTAAADAFGADDDADAGFVETEQY, encoded by the coding sequence ATGCTGATCGCTCAGCGTCCCTCGTTGACCGAAGAGGTCGTCGACGAGTTCCGCTCCCGGTTCGTGATCGAGCCGCTGGAGCCGGGCTTCGGCTACACCCTCGGCAACTCCCTGCGCCGCACCCTCCTGTCGTCGATCCCCGGTGCCGCCGTCACGAGCATCCGCATCGACGGTGTCCTGCACGAGTTCACCACCGTGCCGGGCGTCAAGGAGGACGTCACCGACCTGATCCTCAACATCAAGCAGCTCGTCGTGTCGAGCGAGCACGACGAGCCCGTCGTGATGTACCTGCGCAAGCAGGGGCCGGGTCTGGTCACCGCCGCCGACATCGCGCCGCCGGCCGGTGTCGAGGTGCACAACCCCGACCTCGTCCTCGCCACGCTCAACGGCAAGGGCAAGCTGGAGATGGAGCTGACCGTCGAGCGCGGTCGCGGCTACGTCTCCGCCGTGCAGAACAAGCAGGTGGGCCAGGAGATCGGCCGTATCCCGGTCGACTCCATCTACTCGCCGGTGCTCAAGGTCACCTACAAGGTCGAGGCGACCCGTGTCGAGCAGCGCACCGACTTCGACAAGCTGATCGTCGACGTCGAGACCAAGCAGGCCATGCGTCCGCGTGACGCCATGGCGTCGGCCGGCAAGACCCTGGTCGAGCTGTTCGGTCTGGCCCGCGAGCTGAACGTCGACGCCGAGGGCATCGACATGGGCCCGTCCCCGACGGACGCCGCGCTCGCCGCCGACCTGGCGCTGCCGATCGAGGAGCTGGAGCTCACGGTCCGCTCCTACAACTGCCTCAAGCGCGAGGGCATCCACTCCGTGGGTGAGCTCGTCGCCCGCTCCGAGGCCGACCTGCTCGACATCCGCAACTTCGGTGCGAAGTCGATCGACGAGGTCAAGGCGAAGCTGGCCGGCATGGGCCTGGCCCTCAAGGACAGCCCGCCCGGATTCGACCCGACCGCTGCCGCCGACGCCTTCGGCGCCGACGACGACGCGGACGCCGGGTTCGTCGAGACCGAGCAGTACTGA
- a CDS encoding adenylate kinase, with translation MRIVLVGPPGAGKGTQATRLAEKLSVPHISTGDLFRANISQQTELGQLAKSYMDAGNLVPDEVTIAMAKDRMEQPDAENGFLLDGFPRNVSQAEALDELLETEGITLDAVLDLEAPEEEVVKRIAGRRICRNDSAHVFHVTYKAPAKEGVCDVCGGELYQRDDDSEETVRKRLEVYHTQTEPIIDYYKAQGLVVTIAATGAVDEVTGRALEALKRGR, from the coding sequence ATGCGAATCGTCCTCGTCGGGCCGCCGGGTGCCGGTAAGGGAACGCAGGCCACACGGCTTGCCGAGAAGCTGAGCGTTCCGCACATCTCCACGGGCGACCTGTTCCGCGCCAACATCAGCCAGCAGACGGAGCTGGGGCAGCTCGCGAAGTCCTACATGGACGCCGGCAACCTCGTGCCGGACGAGGTCACGATCGCGATGGCCAAGGACCGCATGGAGCAGCCCGACGCCGAGAACGGCTTCCTGCTCGACGGCTTCCCGCGCAACGTCTCGCAGGCCGAGGCGCTGGACGAACTGCTGGAGACCGAGGGCATCACCCTGGACGCCGTGCTCGACCTGGAGGCCCCCGAGGAGGAGGTCGTCAAGCGGATCGCCGGCCGGCGCATCTGCCGCAACGACTCGGCCCACGTCTTCCACGTGACGTACAAGGCGCCGGCCAAGGAGGGCGTCTGCGACGTCTGCGGCGGTGAGCTGTACCAGCGGGACGACGACTCCGAGGAGACGGTCCGCAAGCGGCTGGAGGTCTACCACACGCAGACCGAGCCGATCATCGACTACTACAAGGCCCAGGGCCTGGTCGTCACCATCGCGGCCACCGGGGCCGTGGACGAGGTCACGGGGCGCGCGCTGGAGGCGCTCAAGCGCGGCCGGTAG
- the rplX gene encoding 50S ribosomal protein L24, which yields MKIKKGDLVQVITGKDKGKQGKVIAAFPREDRVLVEGVNRVKKHTKAGPTASGSQAGGIVTTEAPIHVSNVMLVVEKDGQKVPTRVGYRFDDEGNKIRVAKRTGEDI from the coding sequence ATGAAGATCAAGAAGGGCGACCTGGTCCAGGTCATCACCGGTAAGGACAAGGGCAAGCAGGGCAAGGTCATCGCGGCCTTCCCCCGCGAGGACCGCGTCCTGGTCGAGGGTGTCAACCGGGTCAAGAAGCACACGAAGGCCGGGCCGACCGCCAGCGGTTCGCAGGCCGGCGGCATCGTGACCACCGAGGCCCCCATCCACGTCAGCAACGTCATGCTGGTCGTGGAGAAGGACGGCCAGAAGGTCCCGACCCGCGTCGGCTACCGCTTCGACGACGAGGGCAACAAGATCCGCGTTGCCAAGCGGACGGGTGAGGACATCTGA
- the secY gene encoding preprotein translocase subunit SecY has product MLTAFARAFKTPDLRKKLLFTLGIIVVYRVGTHIPIPGVDYKSVQECVDQASGNQGLFGLVNMFSGGALLQITVFALGIMPYITASIILQLLTVVIPRLEALKKEGQAGTAKITQYTRYLTIALAILQGTGLVATARSGALFSGCTVASQIVPDRAIFTTIVMVITMTAGTAVVMWLGELITDRGIGNGMSILMFISIAATFPSALWAIKTQGDLAGGWIEFGTVIAVGLVMVGLVVFVEQAQRRIPVQYAKRMIGRRSYGGTSTYIPLKVNQAGVIPVIFASSLLYIPALIAQFSSGTSGWKTWIEGHLVKGDHPIYVTLYFLLIVFFAFFYVAISFNPEEVADNMKKYGGFIPGIRAGRPTAEYLGYVLNRITWPGSLYLGLIALVPTMALVGFGANQNFPFGGTSILIIVGVGLETVKQIESQLQQRNYEGFLR; this is encoded by the coding sequence GTGCTCACCGCGTTCGCCCGGGCGTTCAAGACGCCCGACCTGCGCAAGAAGCTGCTCTTCACGCTCGGCATCATCGTGGTCTACCGGGTGGGTACCCACATCCCCATCCCGGGCGTGGACTACAAGAGCGTTCAGGAGTGTGTGGACCAGGCGTCCGGCAACCAGGGCCTCTTCGGTCTGGTCAACATGTTCAGCGGCGGCGCCCTGCTGCAGATCACGGTCTTCGCGCTCGGCATCATGCCGTACATCACCGCGAGCATCATTCTGCAGCTGCTGACCGTGGTGATCCCGCGCCTGGAGGCCCTGAAGAAGGAGGGCCAGGCGGGCACGGCGAAGATCACGCAGTACACCCGCTACCTGACCATCGCGCTGGCCATCCTGCAGGGCACCGGCCTGGTGGCCACCGCCCGCAGCGGCGCGCTCTTCTCCGGCTGCACGGTCGCTTCCCAGATCGTCCCGGACCGCGCGATCTTCACCACCATCGTCATGGTGATCACCATGACCGCCGGCACCGCCGTCGTCATGTGGCTCGGCGAGCTGATCACCGACCGCGGCATCGGCAACGGCATGTCGATCCTGATGTTCATCTCGATCGCGGCCACGTTCCCGTCCGCCCTGTGGGCGATCAAGACCCAGGGCGACCTCGCGGGCGGCTGGATCGAGTTCGGCACCGTGATCGCGGTCGGCCTGGTCATGGTCGGCCTGGTGGTCTTCGTCGAGCAGGCTCAGCGCCGGATTCCCGTCCAGTACGCCAAGCGCATGATCGGCCGCCGCTCCTACGGCGGCACCTCCACCTACATCCCGCTCAAGGTGAACCAGGCGGGTGTGATTCCCGTCATCTTCGCGTCGTCGCTGCTCTACATCCCGGCATTGATCGCGCAGTTCTCCAGCGGCACCTCCGGATGGAAGACCTGGATCGAGGGCCACCTCGTCAAGGGCGACCACCCGATCTACGTGACCCTGTACTTCCTGCTCATCGTCTTCTTCGCGTTCTTCTACGTGGCGATCTCCTTCAACCCCGAGGAAGTCGCCGACAACATGAAGAAGTATGGTGGCTTCATCCCGGGCATCCGGGCTGGCCGACCGACCGCTGAGTACCTCGGCTACGTACTCAACCGGATCACCTGGCCGGGTTCGCTGTATCTGGGTCTGATCGCTCTCGTACCGACGATGGCGTTGGTTGGTTTCGGGGCAAACCAGAACTTCCCGTTCGGCGGCACCAGCATCCTGATCATCGTGGGTGTGGGCCTCGAGACGGTGAAGCAGATCGAGAGCCAGCTCCAGCAGCGCAATTACGAAGGGTTCCTCCGCTGA
- the rpmJ gene encoding 50S ribosomal protein L36, which translates to MKVKPSVKKICDKCRVIRRHGRVMVICENPRHKQRQG; encoded by the coding sequence ATGAAGGTCAAGCCGAGCGTCAAGAAGATCTGCGACAAGTGCAGGGTGATCCGCCGTCACGGCCGGGTCATGGTCATCTGCGAGAACCCGCGCCACAAGCAGCGCCAGGGCTGA
- the rplQ gene encoding 50S ribosomal protein L17 has translation MPKPTKGARLGGSAAHEKLMLANLAKSLFEHGRITTTEAKARRLRPYAERLITKAKKGDLHNRRQVLQVITDKSIVHTLFTEIGPRYENRPGGYTRITKIGNRRGDNAPMAVIELVEALTVAQQATGEAEAATKRAVKEAEEAKVEETKADEAAEAEAPAEESKDA, from the coding sequence ATGCCGAAGCCCACCAAGGGTGCCCGTCTGGGCGGCAGCGCCGCGCACGAGAAGCTGATGCTCGCGAACCTCGCGAAGTCGCTCTTCGAGCACGGCCGTATCACCACGACCGAGGCGAAGGCCCGCCGTCTGCGGCCGTACGCCGAGCGTCTGATCACCAAGGCGAAGAAGGGCGACCTTCACAACCGCCGTCAGGTGCTCCAGGTCATCACGGATAAGAGCATCGTCCACACGCTCTTCACCGAGATCGGCCCGCGGTACGAGAACCGCCCGGGCGGCTACACGCGTATCACCAAGATCGGCAACCGCCGTGGTGACAACGCGCCCATGGCCGTCATCGAGCTGGTCGAGGCGCTGACCGTGGCGCAGCAGGCGACCGGTGAGGCCGAGGCCGCCACCAAGCGCGCGGTCAAGGAGGCCGAGGAGGCCAAGGTCGAGGAGACCAAGGCCGACGAGGCCGCCGAGGCCGAGGCTCCGGCTGAGGAGTCGAAGGACGCCTGA
- the rplO gene encoding 50S ribosomal protein L15 has translation MAENNPLKIHNLRPAPGAKTAKTRVGRGEASKGKTAGRGTKGTKARYQVPESFEGGQMPLHMRLPKLKGFKNPFKTEYQVVNLDKLAKLYPQGGEVTVEDLVAKGAVRKNSLVKVLGEGEISVALTVKVDKASTSAKEKIAAAGGSVTELV, from the coding sequence ATGGCGGAGAACAACCCGCTCAAGATCCACAACCTCCGTCCCGCCCCGGGCGCCAAGACCGCCAAGACCCGTGTGGGTCGTGGTGAGGCGTCGAAGGGTAAGACGGCCGGTCGTGGTACCAAGGGCACCAAGGCCCGCTACCAGGTTCCGGAGAGCTTCGAGGGTGGCCAGATGCCGCTCCACATGCGTCTCCCGAAGCTGAAGGGCTTCAAGAACCCGTTCAAGACCGAGTACCAGGTCGTGAACCTCGACAAGCTGGCCAAGCTCTACCCGCAGGGTGGCGAGGTCACGGTCGAGGACCTGGTGGCCAAGGGCGCCGTTCGCAAGAACAGCCTGGTCAAGGTCCTCGGCGAGGGCGAGATCTCCGTGGCGCTGACGGTGAAGGTCGACAAGGCCTCCACCTCCGCCAAGGAGAAGATCGCCGCCGCCGGCGGCAGCGTCACCGAGCTCGTCTGA
- the map gene encoding type I methionyl aminopeptidase, protein MVQIKSPEQIAKMREAGLVVAAIHAATREAAVPGATTRDLDQVARKVLADHNAKPNFLGYGGFPATICTSVNEVVVHGIPSDDVVLKDGDIISIDCGAIIDGWHGDAAYTAFVGSGHAPELVELSRVTEESMWAGIAAMKQGNRLVDISRAIETYIRRQPKPGGGRYGIIEDYGGHGIGTEMHMDPHLLNYVDRRRGKGPKLVPGFCLAIEPMVSLGTPKTVVLEDDWTVVTTDGTWSSHWEHSVALTEEGPLVLTAPDGGKAKLAEYGVSAAPDPLA, encoded by the coding sequence ATGGTGCAGATCAAGAGCCCCGAGCAGATCGCCAAGATGCGCGAGGCGGGGCTGGTCGTCGCCGCCATCCACGCGGCCACGCGCGAGGCCGCGGTGCCGGGCGCCACGACCAGGGACCTGGACCAGGTCGCCCGCAAGGTGCTCGCGGACCACAACGCCAAGCCGAACTTCCTCGGCTACGGCGGCTTCCCCGCGACCATCTGCACCTCGGTGAACGAGGTCGTCGTCCACGGCATCCCCTCCGACGACGTCGTCCTCAAGGACGGGGACATCATCTCCATCGACTGCGGCGCGATCATCGACGGCTGGCACGGCGACGCCGCCTACACGGCGTTCGTGGGCTCCGGTCACGCCCCGGAGCTGGTCGAGCTCTCCCGGGTGACCGAGGAGTCGATGTGGGCCGGGATCGCGGCCATGAAGCAGGGCAACCGCCTGGTGGACATCTCCCGGGCCATCGAGACCTACATCCGCCGCCAGCCCAAGCCGGGCGGCGGCCGGTACGGGATCATCGAGGACTACGGCGGCCACGGCATCGGCACCGAGATGCACATGGACCCGCACCTGCTGAACTACGTCGACCGGCGCCGCGGCAAGGGCCCGAAGCTGGTCCCCGGCTTCTGCCTGGCCATCGAGCCGATGGTGTCCCTGGGCACGCCGAAGACGGTGGTCCTGGAGGACGACTGGACGGTGGTCACCACCGACGGCACCTGGTCCTCCCACTGGGAGCACTCCGTCGCCCTGACGGAGGAGGGCCCGCTGGTCCTGACCGCCCCGGACGGCGGCAAGGCCAAGCTCGCCGAGTACGGCGTCAGCGCTGCCCCCGACCCCCTTGCATGA
- the rpmD gene encoding 50S ribosomal protein L30, translated as MAQLKITQVKSYIGSKQNHRDTLRSLGLKKVNDVVVKEDRPEFRGMVHTVRHLVTVEEVD; from the coding sequence ATGGCTCAGCTCAAGATCACGCAGGTCAAGTCCTACATCGGCAGCAAGCAGAACCACCGTGACACCCTGCGTTCGCTTGGCCTCAAGAAGGTCAACGACGTGGTCGTCAAGGAGGATCGTCCCGAGTTCCGCGGCATGGTGCACACCGTCCGCCACCTCGTGACGGTCGAGGAGGTCGACTGA
- the rplN gene encoding 50S ribosomal protein L14, which produces MIQQESRLRVADNTGAKEILCIRVLGGSGRRYAGIGDVIVATVKDAIPGGNVKKGDVVKAVIVRTVKERRRPDGSYIRFDENAAVILKNDGDPRGTRIFGPVGRELREKKFMKIISLAPEVL; this is translated from the coding sequence GTGATCCAGCAGGAGTCGCGACTGCGTGTCGCCGACAACACGGGTGCGAAGGAGATCCTCTGCATCCGTGTGCTCGGTGGCTCCGGTCGCCGCTACGCGGGTATCGGTGACGTCATCGTCGCCACCGTCAAGGACGCGATCCCCGGTGGCAACGTGAAGAAGGGTGACGTCGTCAAGGCGGTCATCGTTCGCACCGTGAAGGAGCGCCGCCGTCCGGACGGCTCGTACATCCGCTTCGACGAGAACGCCGCCGTCATTCTGAAGAACGACGGCGACCCTCGCGGCACCCGTATCTTCGGCCCCGTCGGCCGTGAGCTGCGCGAGAAGAAGTTCATGAAGATCATCTCCCTCGCGCCGGAGGTGCTGTGA
- the rpsE gene encoding 30S ribosomal protein S5, translated as MAGPQRRGGGAGGGERRDRKGRDGGAAAAEKTAYVERVVAINRVAKVVKGGRRFSFTALVVVGDGDGTVGVGYGKAKEVPAAIAKGVEEAKKHFFKVPRIQGTIPHPIQGEKAAGVVLLKPASPGTGVIAGGPVRAVLECAGIHDVLSKSLGSDNAINIVHATVAALKGLQRPEEIAARRGLPLEDVAPAALLRARAGAGA; from the coding sequence ATGGCTGGACCCCAGCGCCGCGGTGGTGGCGCCGGTGGCGGCGAGCGGCGGGACCGGAAGGGCCGTGACGGCGGCGCTGCTGCCGCCGAGAAGACCGCGTACGTTGAGCGCGTCGTCGCGATCAACCGCGTCGCCAAGGTTGTGAAGGGTGGTCGTCGCTTCAGCTTCACCGCGCTGGTCGTGGTGGGCGACGGTGACGGCACCGTGGGTGTCGGATACGGCAAGGCCAAGGAGGTGCCGGCCGCCATCGCCAAGGGCGTTGAGGAGGCCAAGAAGCACTTCTTCAAGGTCCCCCGCATCCAGGGCACCATCCCGCACCCCATCCAGGGTGAGAAGGCTGCCGGCGTCGTGCTGCTCAAGCCCGCGTCGCCCGGTACCGGTGTTATCGCCGGTGGTCCGGTGCGCGCCGTGCTCGAGTGCGCCGGTATCCACGACGTGCTGTCGAAGTCGCTCGGCTCCGACAACGCCATCAACATCGTGCACGCGACCGTGGCGGCCCTGAAGGGCCTGCAGCGTCCCGAGGAGATCGCGGCCCGCCGTGGTCTGCCGCTCGAGGACGTCGCCCCCGCGGCTCTCCTTCGTGCGCGTGCCGGGGCGGGTGCGTAA